The Acetobacter aceti NBRC 14818 genome includes a window with the following:
- a CDS encoding SulP family inorganic anion transporter yields the protein MTVRTYIQEWTTDPTKNVLAGMVGTFALIPEVIAFSYVAGVAPEVGLFASFVISIAIAITGGRPGMISGAAGSVALVAADLVHGHGLQYLLLATLMAGGIQILFGLCKLQNIMRFVSREVEMGFVNALAILIFSAQVPQMLHVTWHTYALIGLGLAIVYLLPRVTTLIPSPLICILVLTGLTMAYPMPVHVVADLGALPTGLPTFTLPHLPFTVETFKIVLPYAFAMAMVGILESLMTAGVVDEITDTHSNKRMECTGLGFSNIMVGLFGGIAGCGMVGQTVGNLRYGGTGRLSTFTAGAFLLLLLVALHKFVAQVPVAALVAIMIMVSISTFSWSSLKELVRHPRLSSTVMLVTVVVVVLTHDLAAGVGCGVLLSGLFFSFQVMKLLRVENSLSPDGQTRTYHIVGQLFFASTTVLTDGIDFQDRATTVILDLERAKIWDISAAETVEKIAERLRARGKTVHLHSADQADTTLLQAVR from the coding sequence GTGACTGTTCGTACCTATATTCAGGAATGGACAACAGACCCGACCAAAAATGTGCTTGCAGGCATGGTTGGGACATTTGCCCTTATTCCTGAAGTTATTGCGTTTTCCTATGTCGCTGGCGTGGCACCAGAGGTTGGGTTGTTTGCCTCCTTTGTTATCAGCATTGCCATTGCCATCACAGGTGGCAGACCGGGCATGATCTCCGGCGCAGCAGGTTCGGTCGCTCTGGTAGCAGCAGATCTGGTGCATGGGCATGGCTTGCAGTATCTGCTGCTGGCAACGCTTATGGCTGGCGGCATCCAAATTCTTTTTGGTTTGTGCAAGCTCCAGAACATCATGCGTTTTGTCTCGCGTGAGGTGGAAATGGGGTTTGTCAATGCGCTGGCCATCCTGATTTTTTCTGCTCAGGTGCCGCAAATGCTGCATGTGACCTGGCATACCTACGCGCTGATAGGCCTGGGGCTGGCGATTGTTTATCTGCTCCCACGCGTAACAACGCTCATTCCCTCTCCGCTCATTTGTATTCTGGTCTTAACCGGTCTGACCATGGCGTACCCCATGCCTGTACATGTGGTGGCAGACCTTGGGGCCTTACCAACAGGCTTACCGACCTTCACCCTGCCACACCTGCCGTTCACGGTGGAAACGTTTAAAATTGTGCTCCCTTACGCCTTTGCAATGGCGATGGTCGGTATTCTGGAATCTCTCATGACGGCTGGTGTCGTTGATGAAATAACGGATACCCACAGCAACAAGCGTATGGAATGTACAGGTCTTGGTTTTTCCAACATCATGGTAGGCCTGTTCGGAGGGATTGCCGGATGCGGCATGGTGGGGCAAACCGTTGGCAACCTGCGTTATGGTGGCACTGGCAGACTGTCCACTTTTACAGCCGGTGCGTTTCTGCTTTTGCTACTGGTCGCGCTGCACAAATTTGTAGCGCAGGTACCGGTTGCTGCACTGGTGGCCATTATGATTATGGTGTCTATCAGCACATTCTCCTGGTCCTCCCTGAAAGAACTTGTGCGCCACCCTCGCCTTTCTTCCACTGTCATGCTGGTAACTGTAGTGGTTGTTGTGCTTACGCATGATCTGGCTGCTGGTGTAGGCTGCGGCGTCTTGCTCAGCGGGCTGTTCTTTTCCTTTCAGGTCATGAAACTGCTGCGCGTGGAAAACAGCCTTAGCCCTGATGGACAAACCCGGACCTACCATATTGTAGGGCAGCTCTTTTTTGCCTCAACAACGGTCCTGACGGACGGCATCGATTTTCAAGATAGGGCCACGACAGTGATACTTGATCTGGAGCGCGCAAAGATAT